The Deltaproteobacteria bacterium genome window below encodes:
- a CDS encoding monooxygenase, whose amino-acid sequence MLVALSLALACGADDPQAGAAEAGASEGGDTEAGSEGGSADGSTAGSDGAPASTSGGTEASVVYWRDVKPILDARCGACHSDDGVAPFSLTSYQDAAVYAETLPSALLAGLMPPWPADGDCNDYLYDPSLDDAQIQTIVDWVDQGAAEGDPNDVGAPLPVTTATLPEVDFTVAMAEPHTPAPPMGGLDEHRCFLVDWPATSDVYVTGYEVLPGNRKVVHHLVARMVDPADVADFEAQDADEAGDGWTCGSGTGMAGGGGALLGVWVPGAGASVLPEGTGMLVPTGSKLLLNMHYNTVMGDTSPDQTAVAFDVEDSVERVGVSQFVADPTWPVGDNMLIPAGDAASEHVFDRALPSSFDVHAIGLHMHTLGTEISLAVDHQDGSRSCGVDIPRWDFGWQLGYRLAAPIHVEAGDHVVLRCNFDNSPANQAVVDGVPRTPVDVTWGEDTYDEMCLGFVYITPG is encoded by the coding sequence TTGCTCGTCGCGCTCTCGCTGGCGCTGGCGTGTGGCGCCGATGATCCCCAGGCCGGTGCTGCCGAGGCCGGCGCCAGCGAGGGTGGTGACACCGAGGCCGGCAGCGAGGGCGGCAGCGCCGATGGGAGCACGGCCGGCAGCGACGGGGCACCCGCGAGCACCTCGGGGGGCACCGAGGCGTCGGTGGTCTACTGGCGCGACGTCAAGCCGATCCTCGACGCGCGCTGTGGTGCCTGCCACTCCGATGATGGTGTCGCGCCGTTCTCCCTCACCAGCTATCAAGACGCGGCGGTCTACGCCGAGACGCTGCCGTCGGCGCTGCTTGCCGGCCTGATGCCGCCGTGGCCCGCCGACGGCGACTGCAACGACTACCTCTACGATCCGAGCCTCGACGACGCGCAGATCCAGACCATCGTCGACTGGGTCGACCAGGGCGCCGCCGAGGGCGATCCGAACGACGTCGGCGCGCCGCTGCCTGTCACCACCGCGACGCTGCCCGAGGTCGACTTCACGGTCGCGATGGCCGAGCCGCACACGCCCGCGCCACCGATGGGCGGGCTCGACGAGCACCGCTGCTTCCTGGTCGACTGGCCCGCGACCAGCGACGTCTACGTCACCGGCTACGAGGTGCTGCCGGGCAACCGCAAGGTCGTGCACCACCTGGTCGCGCGCATGGTCGACCCCGCGGACGTCGCGGACTTCGAGGCCCAGGACGCCGACGAGGCCGGCGACGGCTGGACCTGTGGCAGCGGCACCGGCATGGCCGGCGGCGGCGGGGCGCTGCTGGGCGTGTGGGTGCCGGGTGCGGGCGCGTCGGTGCTACCGGAGGGCACCGGCATGCTCGTGCCGACCGGATCGAAGCTGCTGCTGAACATGCACTACAACACCGTGATGGGCGACACTTCGCCCGATCAGACCGCGGTCGCGTTCGACGTCGAAGACAGCGTCGAGCGCGTCGGCGTCTCGCAGTTCGTCGCCGATCCGACGTGGCCGGTCGGCGACAACATGCTGATCCCCGCCGGCGATGCCGCCAGCGAGCACGTCTTCGATCGCGCCCTGCCGAGTTCGTTCGACGTGCACGCGATCGGCCTGCACATGCACACCCTCGGCACCGAGATCAGTCTCGCGGTCGATCACCAGGACGGCAGCCGCAGCTGCGGCGTCGACATCCCGCGGTGGGACTTCGGCTGGCAGCTGGGCTATCGGCTGGCCGCGCCGATCCACGTCGAAGCGGGCGACCACGTGGTGCTGCGCTGCAACTTCGACAACTCGCCCGCCAACCAGGCCGTGGTCGACGGCGTGCCGCGCACGCCGGTCGACGTCACCTGGGGCGAGGACACCTACGACGAGATGTGCCTCGGCTTCGTGTACATCACCCCGGGCTGA
- a CDS encoding helix-turn-helix transcriptional regulator: protein MPSSAVRTPAELGGLVRAHRKRLGATQVELAALADVGPRFIVELERGKPTLELGKALRVLERLGLLLEVRDREAPK, encoded by the coding sequence ATGCCGAGCTCCGCAGTTCGCACGCCCGCCGAGCTGGGCGGGCTGGTCCGTGCCCACCGCAAGCGCCTCGGCGCCACGCAGGTCGAGCTCGCCGCGCTCGCGGACGTCGGACCGCGCTTCATCGTGGAGCTCGAGCGCGGCAAGCCGACGCTCGAGCTGGGCAAGGCGCTCCGAGTCCTCGAGCGCCTCGGGCTGCTTCTCGAGGTCCGCGATCGCGAGGCGCCGAAATGA